The Ornithinimicrobium faecis region CATCGACTGCGGGCCGGTGAGCATGGCCTCGTAGATGTGCTTGGACTCGACACCCATCAGCGAGGGGGCGTACTTGCCGCGGGTCAGCGCGCCACCCTGAGCGGAGGAGTTGTGGCACATCGCGCAGTTGGTGCGGAAGATCTTGCCACCGTTGGCGATGTCGGCGTTGACCAGGTCGATGTACTGCGCGTCCGGCACCGAGGGGCCCGGGCCCAGGGAGTCAATGAAGATGCCGAGCTGCTCGATCTCCTTGTCGGTGAAGACCTTCGGCTTTTCCGGCGCCTGGACGGCAGGGTTAGCCATCGGCATACGGCCGGTGCCGACCTGGAAGTCGACCGCTGCCGAGCCGACGCCGACGAGGGACGGACCGGCGGTGTTGATGCCCTTCTTGCCCTCGGCGTTGGTGCCGTGACAGCTGGCGCAGTTGGCGAGGAAGAGCTTCTTGCCCTCCTCAGCGTCGTCACTGGCCGTTGCGGAGGCCGCGGTGGCGTCCGGGGAGGTGGAGGGCTGCAGGGCCGCGTAGGCGGTGCCGGTGAAGGTCAGGCCCAGGAAGAGCAGAACGATCAGGGCGATCGGGCTGCGTCGGGATGCGGCAAGCTTGCTCACGCGGCGCTCCTCGGTCGGGGGTGGGTCAGGGGATGTGGCTGGCGGGCGGTCATTGGAGGACGTAGATGATGAAGAACAGGGCGACCCACACGACATCAACGAAGTGCCAGTAGTAGGACACCACGTGG contains the following coding sequences:
- a CDS encoding cytochrome bc1 complex diheme cytochrome c subunit, with translation MSKLAASRRSPIALIVLLFLGLTFTGTAYAALQPSTSPDATAASATASDDAEEGKKLFLANCASCHGTNAEGKKGINTAGPSLVGVGSAAVDFQVGTGRMPMANPAVQAPEKPKVFTDKEIEQLGIFIDSLGPGPSVPDAQYIDLVNADIANGGKIFRTNCAMCHNSSAQGGALTRGKYAPSLMGVESKHIYEAMLTGPQSMPVFNDHTITPQEKEDVIAFVKNIEEGGNDFGGHTLGSMGPAGDALFIWTIGIGLLIAVAIWLGRKAA